TCAAAAATGTAACCTTGATCCTAGGTCAATGTGCTATATTTATCTTAAACAacctttgaaactttgagggtgtttCCTCTACTCTAACTGTATTTACTTTAAGAACATGTCTCTTCCTCTCTGCTGCTGCCCCGCAATAAATCCATAGTAAGTGGGGGTTTTGTTGGACCCATCTAAACTCTTCTTTCTGCATCTTTCATAGAATGATGACAGCTCTGACAATGAAGAAGCGGAGCGTGAAATGCTGGTTGTGCGGCCTGGATCAGCAAAATTCAAGGACGCCCCAGATCCTACTGATGAATTCCTCCAAATGGTATCATGACCTTTCCCTGCATTTAATTCTCCCATTGAAATATCTTTTCTCAGCTTTTGGCCTCTCTTGTTCTGCCTCTCTTGGTGCCATTGGCTGGTATGCTGTGGTATCACAGTGGGCATAGGGTGGCAGAGAGCATATACAAGCTCTCTGCCACTGGCTTGATTACTGTGATGTATCAGAGGGATTGAGCAACCTTGTAACATGCAGCTGAGGGATAAGGAGGAACAGAGgtcttctaaagcaggggtggccaaacttgcttaacataagagccacatagaataaacatcagatgtttgagagccacaagacgtgaatatcagaggtttgggagctgcaagggaggagggagggagaggtggaaagaaagcaacttgaatgcattctccaagccaccagctagcttggcttggagaagtgatttaaagagagaaatgccttctccaagctgaccaatagggcagtgggggctttgagggctacacaatgtgtgtgaaagagccatgtgtggctcccgagccgcagtttggctgcccctgttcTAAAGAGTCCCAGTTACCATGAGCAGCTTTTAGGTAACTCACAATGTATAAATACCTTCCACACACTCTGGGGCATTTTCTAGACAGGCAGATGACAATAGAAGACTGGTTGCATGCTCACTGTTGAAAGGTCCATATTGTATCCATTTACTAATGAACTGTAGTTAGTGTTGTCCCTTCTCATCATATGCTTTTCTCATCATTAGACGCGTGGTATCCGAGAGGCACTGAAGACTCTGGAAAGCAAAGTAGTAGATCTAGAGAAACATCAGATCACAATTTTGGCCACGCCACTTCCTGAAGATAGTAAGTTTGCTCAGAAGTGGGGGAGCAATTAGGAAGAGTGCAGGGGGGGGTGTTAATCTAGTGCTCAACCATGCTAAGCACATGCATCCCTTAACAATCAGCTCTAGCAGAAAGGTTGGCAGCTAAAATAGGCTAGAAACTGGACACCTGCAGGAACTGGGTGTGACACGAGGGAAGCCATGTGACCTGCATCCCATAAGCCCCATGCAAGTGCTTCCTAACCCCTGCAAGCTCTCACCTGTGTAACCTTGCATTTTCAGGCATGAAGCAGGACCTACAGAAATTACGTGAGGAGATCAAGGAGCTGGCAAAGGACATTCGGGCCCATCTGAAGAGTGAGTAGGACTCTGCAGTGAAAGGAGACTGGGGATTtaatgggtgggagggaggatgcTGGATACTGCTCTCCTGGGCCCTGATCTTCGGCTGAGGGAGAGGTGTCTGGGGCTGGCCTGGAGCTCCAGAGTTCTGTCCGTAGCTCAAAGATGAAGCAAGGTGATTTAACAGTCATGCTgtgttttaattttcttttcattTAGAGATTGAGCCCAAGAAGAGCGAAGAAGATGAGAATCGGAACTCTGTTAAAACCCGCATGAAAAGGACCCAGGTGAGATGCAGCCCCACCAGCTAGCTCAGTAGCAGAGGTAGTTAGCTTGGCAGAGGAGCTGGCGAGGCACCCTCAGAGGTCCTTAACCCTTTCTCTCCTTTTCTGTCTTAGCACGGGATCCTGTCTCAGCAGTTCCTGGATCTTATCAATAAGTGCAACTCGATTCAATCAGAGTACCGAGACAAGAACCTGGAACGGATCAAGCGACAATTGCAAATCAGTGAGTTACTTCCTTTGCAGCAGCCCAAATAATGGCTTTATGTTAGTGTTGGTCAAGTCACTCCCTTGCTGCTTGGCTGCTTCACACTCGTGTTAGCCCTTCAGTCACAGGAACAAGGGAAGGTCCCAGCTGTAGGCTACACTGAGATCGTGACTTGTCCAAAGCCAAGTCTTCCAAACCTACATTAAATGCCCTATTAACTCACACTGCGGCTGCTTAGGGTGGGATGTGCAGAAATTCACAAGCTGTTCAGCAAAACTTGCTAGCCAAGGTTTTATGTATACCAGGCATCACCATACAGTTAGCTTTCAGGGGGGAAGGGGTAAGAGAGAGTGCATTTCTGGTCTTTAGCGTTGCAAGAGGTGGTTAAAAATTAGTTCCGTGTTTGGTGACATCTCAAGGGAGTGTATATGCCTGCACAGGGTGGGCACTGAACACTGTTTACCAGCTGAGCTCTTTTAAACACTTCCTTTTAGTCCTTTACACCTCTCCATGGATAGCAGAAATGAGGGGAGAAGTAAGCTGAAGCTGTATAATGTATTTTGGGTGCATAATTCTCTGATGCAGAAAAGAGGTAATGTTGGTGCctatttgtgtttttctttctAAGAGCTCAAATGGATTCTGTTCCCAAGTATTTTATAGTAGTCTTGTTGCTAAGGATCACATGTAAGTGTGGAACAGGGTAACCACTGTGAACTGGACAGAGTACTGATTCAGGTGCAGCAGTTCCCACATTAGCAAAGGAAGCTTCAACAGAGAATCTGAAGCCCTTTCTGAACCCTCCTTTAAACCCCCATCAGCAAATTGAATTGACCCAATATGTacatctctgcctctccctcgaAGGGGTTTCTGACTGCAAAGAAGGGCAGGTGTTCTGTAGAAGAGGACTTCAAGCAGCAGCTACCTCCACCTATTCCTGTTTAGCAAGCTGCAGCTGTCGCAACTGCCAGTCTCTGCATCGTTGTTTCATGTAAAGGAACTTTGTCCTCCTTGACATCTAGTCACGCATGGCCCCCACCACCAGTTAAAGACTGGCGGGTAAATCGCTGCTGGTTGCATGCAGTCAAGACTTGCCTGTTTTTCCTGTGTTCGAAGGCCAGAGATGGGCCACTGCTGTTCTCATTTAGGAGAAAACAGCAGAATGACCTGACCCCGAGAATGCTCTGCAGAGCCTATCACCCTGCGGTGAGCTCCATTCAGATCCTGAAAGCTCAGGTGGTGGTCATGTAGCAGGTGAGAAATGGCTTTGTTCCCAGTTATGTAGAAGCCAAGACAGTGGAGGGCTTTCCTGAGGAAGAAAATCATGAACCTTCTTCCATTGGCATTAATAATTTCAGATGTGGAATTAGCAAAGCAAGAGGAAGAATGCCCGAGTTTTTTTGTGCATATTGCAGAACTGTGGGTTGTGAATTGGGGAAATGTAGCTCAGAAGAAAAGAGTAGTTTAGGAAGCGTGTGTTGTAATTCAGCACTAAGAAATCCTGCACTGAGAAATCCTATTAGTTTTGAGGGCAtgactcttttttttaaatctctctctctcttttccggAGGTTAGCTGCATTCCATCAGACAGGTTTTTCTTCCTTAAGAAATTACAGGGATTGGTGGGGGTGGAAGGGGTGCATATATCTGGTCTACTCCTCCACTGCCATGGTAGAACCTCGAAagccttttttccccctctgcctCAGAATGTGCCATTTTATAACAAGTTCTCAGTGACGTGATACTGCTTGTACGCCAGCCAAGTCATCTTCCTGTGGAGACGGGGAGCGACTGTCTGTCGTCCGCCAAAGAAAGATGACCTTGAAAGCTGGGGAAGTTGGCAGGTGAGCTACACAAGCACACTTGGCTTGGGGATTCACAGCCGAACAATGAgtggaaggggggaaaaagatTTCCCACTTCCTTTATTTCCCCTCAACTGGCACAGCCAGCCCAAAACCTACACAGCCAGCTATTGTAGGAAACTGTTGGTGTTTAAGACCTGTTCAGCTCCAACAGAAAATAaaagtttgtgtttgtgtgtatatatacatatgagGTGAAGATCCAGAAAGACCCTTCTGCCTCATTGTTTCATTCTTTGAGTGGATTAGAAGCTAGATAGAAGGGATGCAGCCTAAATGGCCAAGGGCAGGATGTAAGGAGTCCATCCTGGCAGCTGTTCATCCTACAAGCTGCCTCTGTATTTAAGCAGAGCGCAGCGCCAGCTCAGAAGAGCCAGTGAAGGATGTGCCATGTTAACTTCCCCCTTGCCAGCCCTGTGTTCTCCCAAATGGTGAGCatgtgaagggaaggaggaatgAAGTCCTGTCTTGGGATTCTCTCCCTTAGTCCTGTGTTCTGTCTGCAGAGAGTGGGAGCTGTTTGGTTGTTTCCAGTTTTGCGGAGAGATTTTCTGCAGCTGTTCAGTAATTTTCAACAACGGCTGAGAAATTCTGTACAACTGTTCAAAATTTGACAAGTTTGACGATCCACAACAGCAAACAAAGTGGCCCACTGCTCCTGCTTTTCTCCTCTGCACAGCAAGGGAGTAGCAGCTGTATTCTCTGATTACGTGGAACAGGAGCAGTG
The sequence above is a segment of the Heteronotia binoei isolate CCM8104 ecotype False Entrance Well chromosome 15, APGP_CSIRO_Hbin_v1, whole genome shotgun sequence genome. Coding sequences within it:
- the STX4 gene encoding syntaxin-4, whose translation is MRDRTLELRENDDSSDNEEAEREMLVVRPGSAKFKDAPDPTDEFLQMTRGIREALKTLESKVVDLEKHQITILATPLPEDSMKQDLQKLREEIKELAKDIRAHLKKIEPKKSEEDENRNSVKTRMKRTQHGILSQQFLDLINKCNSIQSEYRDKNLERIKRQLQITGSGVVTDEELDQMLESGQTEVFVSNIMKDTQVTKQALNEIETRHSEILKLERSIQELHEMFMYLATEVELQGEMINRIEKAILDSEDYVKKGQIHLHTAQENQKKARKKKVMIVICLSVTVLVIIAIICIAVVAG